caatggcgttttattagtttacatgcaatgatgttttattagtttacatcaatggcgttttattattGTTTCAGTTTTCATGCGCTTTCATATGCAAATACTCTATGGTGTTTGTACCCTTCACTGGTATAGACAATCATCACTGCAATGTTACATTTGGTGCAGCATTATTGGCGTCGGAAACTGCTGATACGTATATTTGGTTGTTAAGAGTTTTTCTAAAATCTATTGGTTCTCAACCAAAAGTTGTGGTCACTAACCAAGATCCAGTGATGAAGAAGGCTATTTCTGTTGTATTTGTTGACACGAAGCCTCGGTTATCCATGTGGCATGTGATGCATAAACTTTCTCTTAAGGTTGTTATGCTTTTTTTTACCTTTGGCGTTTTAGGATACACTGCGTTTTAAAATACATGGCGTTTTGTACCTTGttactgtttttttaattaagttttctcttttgttttttttatttatgcatGACATTTTCGTGTTATATATAGGTTGGTGTTAGGCTATGCAATTCCACCAATTTTAAAGAACGTATTTGTGGTGTTGTGTGGACGGATATTCTCACACCTGAAGAGTTTGAATCAGAATAGGAAGCGGTTATTGCAGAATTCAATTTAGAAGATAATGACTGGCTATCTGATATTTTTGCACTTAGGGAATCTTGGATCCCTGCATACTATAGAATGGAGCATATGTCTGGTCTTATGCGAACGACATCCAGGTCGGAGAGTGAGAATCATTTTTTTGGTCAAGTGTGCAATTCGAAAGCTACTCTTGTTGAGTTCGTGACGCATTACGAGACTGCAATAGAAGCACAACGTCACACACATCGTAAAAATGATCATGAATCTCGATACAAAAGACCCCAGTTGAAGAGTAGTTACAAATTGTTGGAAGGGCAAGCTGTTGACATATATACAAAAAAGTATTTTTTGTGACGTTCAAGCTGAGCTTATTGGAGTTGCGGATTGCATAAATCAACGTTACGAAGATCAGcctgatgggtttgttaagttttacgtAGATGACTTCCAACAGCCCTGTACATCCTTATTTGAGGTAAATAATGGCGTTttggtttttatggcgttttctgttaatggcgttttatcatatgcaatgtgtttttttattttttagacaAACATTCTATGTATGGCGTTATAGATatattgtttttggcgttttttagGTAATGTTCCATAAGTTTGATTGCACATGCAGTTGCTCATGCATGCGTTTTGAACAGTTTGGTTTGCTATGTAGACATATATTCTATGTTTTGAGAATTATGGACATTAgggaatttccaaaacaatacattCTGAATAGATGGCGCAAAGAGGCTTCCCCAAACTGCTCTCCTGAATTCTCAATTAGTCGTGAATATATGACCGAGCTTGATCCTGCTGTGCAAAGTATGATGCGAGATATTTTTTTTCAACCGAATATACTTTGAACCGTTTATCTGGTTATAAAAAGGAgctatccttatacaaggatcatgTTCAATCTTATATGAAGAAGGTTCAAGATATGCAGATTGTTGCTCCTCCCGCTAGTTCTAGGGATAGATTTGCCGAGATAACCGATCAATATAAAAACGACAAGAA
Above is a window of Helianthus annuus cultivar XRQ/B chromosome 14, HanXRQr2.0-SUNRISE, whole genome shotgun sequence DNA encoding:
- the LOC110906493 gene encoding protein FAR-RED IMPAIRED RESPONSE 1-like is translated as MVFVPFTGIDNHHCNVTFGAALLASETADTYIWLLRVFLKSIGSQPKVVVTNQDPVMKKAISVVFVDTKPRLSMWHVMHKLSLKVGVRLCNSTNFKERICGVVWTDILTPEEESWIPAYYRMEHMSGLMRTTSRSESENHFFGQVCNSKATLVEFVTHYETAIEAQRHTHPELIGVADCINQRYEDQPDGFVKFYVDDFQQPYKHSMYGVIDILFLAFFREFPKQYILNRWRKEASPNCSPEFSISREYMTELDPAELSLYKDHVQSYMKKVQDMQIVAPPASSRDRFAEITDQYKNDKNPIRVPVGYKSKGSGSRKRLKSKEEIAIDKKKSKSKPGAKERQCPNCKAYGHYASTCKQAVIKRKSTRSSRAGEE